In one window of Phyllopteryx taeniolatus isolate TA_2022b chromosome 23, UOR_Ptae_1.2, whole genome shotgun sequence DNA:
- the tmem88b gene encoding transmembrane protein 88 b, which produces MSLSGPPEKGAHHQVLDLSEELPPHRGHAHGNQQPQASAPAEGAGRETPSRAAVPPPYSAAEGGAGGEAPPELRGSLDCWACSVLVTAQNLVIAAVNACLAGLLFGSILTPAIVMVVFGFLCHSTVRPHGTRPYCSDLLTDGGCVALLVVGFLLVTPLLVLALAAYCRLARHLQLGLCFIPYSRAVYKNLPAALHRGLGGCCGGRDGASGGGRGKVWV; this is translated from the exons ATGAGTTTGAGCGGCCCTCCGGAGAAGGGGGCGCACCATCAGGTCTTGGACCTTTCCGAGGAGCTGCCGCCTCACCGTGGTCACGCTCACGGCAACCAGCAGCCGCAGGCCTCCGCTCCCGCGGAGGGAGCTGGCAGGGAGACGCCTTCGCGTGCGGCGGTGCCCCCCCCTTACTCCGCAGCTGAGGGCGGGGCGGGCGGCGAGGCCCCGCCGGAGCTGCGGGGCTCCCTCGACTGCTGGGCCTGCTCGGTGCTGGTGACTGCTCAGAACCTGGTCATCGCCGCCGTCAACGCTTGCCTGGCCGGGCTGCTCTTCGGAAGCATCCTGACGCCGGCCATCGTCATGGTGGTCTTTGGCTTCCTCTGCCACTCCACG GTGCGACCCCACGGGACGAGGCCGTACTGCTCCGACCTGCTGACGGACGGGGGCTGCGTGGCTCTGCTGGTGGTGGGCTTCCTCTTGGTGACCCCCCTTCTGGTGCTGGCGCTGGCCGCCTACTGCCGTCTGGCCAGGCACCTCCAGCTGGGCCTGTGCTTCATCCCGTACAGCCGGGCCGTGTATAAGAACCTGCCGGCCGCTCTGCACCGCGGGCTGGGGGGCTGCTGCGGAGGCCGGGACGGGGCGAGCGGCGGGGGGAGGGGAAAGGTCTGGGTATAG